A single region of the Novosphingobium sp. SL115 genome encodes:
- a CDS encoding 4a-hydroxytetrahydrobiopterin dehydratase produces MAVARLTDAERDSLLAELPEWGLREDGLAVVRTFRFADFSAAWAFMNRVALYAEKADHHPEWFNVYNRVEVTLTTHDASGLSARDAAMARAMEDFL; encoded by the coding sequence ATGGCTGTTGCCCGCCTGACCGATGCTGAACGTGATTCGTTACTTGCAGAACTTCCAGAGTGGGGCCTGCGCGAAGATGGCCTTGCCGTCGTCCGAACCTTTCGATTTGCAGATTTTTCGGCAGCATGGGCTTTTATGAACCGTGTCGCGCTCTATGCCGAAAAGGCAGATCACCACCCCGAATGGTTCAACGTGTACAACCGCGTCGAAGTGACTCTGACCACGCATGATGCCAGTGGGCTGTCAGCAAGGGATGCGGCGATGGCGAGGGCCATGGAAGACTTTCTATAA
- a CDS encoding DUF4350 domain-containing protein, with protein MNDGPVVKAGDRPIGLFTSLPILWAEQDGVAGMLADSAPPHWVRTVLEQRGPVVALDTLNDPALSRAGTDRLVMAQPRALSPDENVALDGWVRAGGRVLIFADPMLTQDSAFALGDRRRPQDVVLLSPILARWGLQLRFDDMQQHGERESAGEGVPVNLPGTLSFLAGGHDARCRMGPEALVARCAIGKGYAMIVADAALLEQAGDADSRRPRLDALLDQAFPG; from the coding sequence GTGAACGATGGCCCCGTGGTCAAGGCCGGGGACAGACCCATCGGCCTGTTCACCAGCCTGCCGATCCTGTGGGCTGAACAGGACGGTGTGGCGGGAATGCTGGCAGACAGCGCGCCGCCGCATTGGGTGCGGACTGTGCTGGAGCAGCGTGGACCGGTGGTGGCGCTTGATACCCTGAATGATCCGGCACTTTCCCGTGCCGGGACAGATCGACTGGTCATGGCTCAGCCGCGCGCGCTTTCCCCGGACGAGAACGTCGCGCTTGATGGTTGGGTGCGCGCAGGCGGACGGGTGCTGATCTTTGCCGACCCGATGCTGACGCAGGACAGCGCCTTTGCGCTGGGGGATCGACGCAGGCCGCAGGATGTTGTGCTGCTGTCGCCCATTCTGGCGCGCTGGGGGCTGCAGCTCCGCTTTGACGATATGCAGCAGCATGGTGAGCGGGAAAGTGCGGGAGAGGGGGTTCCGGTGAACCTGCCCGGTACGCTGTCGTTCCTTGCTGGCGGTCATGACGCGCGTTGCCGGATGGGGCCGGAAGCGCTGGTTGCCCGCTGCGCCATCGGTAAAGGATACGCGATGATTGTGGCCGATGCGGCTTTGCTGGAACAGGCAGGCGATGCGGATTCGCGCCGCCCCCGGCTTGACGCCCTGCTGGATCAGGCGTTTCCTGGCTGA
- a CDS encoding 2Fe-2S iron-sulfur cluster-binding protein yields MPKIVVVNRAGEEQTVEADAGLSVMEAIRDNGFDELLALCGGCCSCATCHVYIDPAFADRVAPMSEDENDLLDSSDHRNETSRLSCQVQITGDLDGLRVTIAPED; encoded by the coding sequence ATGCCGAAGATTGTCGTGGTCAATCGTGCGGGTGAAGAACAGACGGTAGAGGCCGATGCCGGTCTTTCGGTAATGGAAGCCATCCGCGACAACGGATTTGACGAACTGTTGGCCCTGTGCGGCGGTTGCTGCTCTTGCGCCACTTGCCACGTTTATATCGACCCAGCCTTTGCCGACAGGGTTGCACCGATGAGCGAAGATGAAAACGACCTGCTCGACAGCTCGGATCATCGTAACGAAACCTCGCGCCTTTCGTGCCAGGTTCAGATCACGGGCGACCTTGACGGCCTGCGCGTGACCATCGCGCCGGAAGACTGA
- the rsmH gene encoding 16S rRNA (cytosine(1402)-N(4))-methyltransferase RsmH, with translation MSGSDAAQARAPHIPVLLEEVAEALAPKPGDLIVDGTFGAGGYTRRLLVAGAIVHAFDRDPDAIAAGHKWAETQGSDPRLILHPRRFSELAEGLAEAGITSVQGVVFDIGVSSMQLDQPGRGFAFSSDGPLDMRMSQDGLSAADFLNEADEAEIADVLYRYGEERQSRRIARAVVAARPLTTTGQFANVVRKALAYRPDIKGPKAQKDPAIRSFQAVRIHVNGELDELIEGLAAAEKVLAPGGRLVVVSFHSLEDRIVKQFLREGAGAMPAGSRHMPQLATKSVAVFEKPSGAIRPTPEEEARNPRARSATLRWAARTDAPARAVGRIVA, from the coding sequence ATGAGCGGGTCTGACGCGGCACAGGCGCGCGCGCCGCACATTCCGGTTCTGCTGGAAGAAGTTGCCGAAGCTCTTGCGCCGAAACCGGGCGATCTTATCGTCGATGGCACGTTTGGAGCAGGTGGCTACACTCGGCGTTTGTTGGTCGCAGGGGCCATCGTCCATGCTTTTGATCGCGATCCCGATGCGATTGCGGCGGGTCATAAATGGGCCGAAACGCAAGGCAGCGATCCCCGCCTTATCCTGCACCCGCGCCGTTTCTCCGAACTGGCCGAAGGGTTGGCCGAAGCTGGCATTACCAGCGTGCAGGGCGTTGTCTTCGACATAGGCGTAAGCTCGATGCAGCTTGATCAACCGGGGCGCGGCTTTGCGTTTTCGTCGGATGGCCCGCTTGACATGCGGATGTCGCAGGACGGCCTGAGTGCGGCAGATTTTCTGAACGAAGCCGACGAAGCGGAAATTGCAGACGTGCTTTATCGCTATGGCGAAGAACGCCAGTCACGCCGGATTGCGCGGGCTGTCGTTGCCGCGCGCCCGCTGACGACGACGGGCCAGTTCGCCAATGTGGTGCGCAAGGCGCTAGCTTATCGTCCTGATATCAAAGGGCCAAAGGCGCAGAAAGATCCTGCCATCCGCAGTTTTCAGGCAGTGCGCATTCATGTGAATGGCGAACTGGACGAGCTGATCGAAGGGCTGGCCGCCGCTGAAAAGGTGCTGGCCCCCGGCGGTCGACTGGTGGTGGTCAGTTTTCACAGCCTTGAAGACCGCATCGTCAAGCAATTCTTGCGCGAAGGTGCAGGCGCAATGCCCGCAGGGTCGCGGCATATGCCGCAGCTTGCGACGAAATCGGTGGCGGTATTCGAAAAGCCGTCGGGTGCGATCCGTCCCACGCCGGAAGAAGAAGCTCGTAACCCGCGCGCGCGCTCAGCCACTTTGCGCTGGGCCGCCCGCACCGATGCGCCCGCCCGTGCTGTTGGAAGGATCGTCGCATGA
- a CDS encoding division/cell wall cluster transcriptional repressor MraZ: protein MGQGFSPRGEKGRFVLPADFRSDVFAASENQRVLCLDKHPRLPCLVGFGLSRLQQFADEIDREEEKKLRLGLDFDRDMAEAQVYGFYRASFDDSGRFVLPDHLGELGKVEDGLYFHGGGRQITIWNPRILFDQAAGWEGAQAGCRAKMAEAAKGKRK from the coding sequence GTGGGACAGGGCTTTTCGCCGCGCGGCGAAAAAGGTCGCTTTGTCCTGCCTGCCGACTTCCGCTCCGATGTTTTCGCCGCTTCTGAAAATCAGCGCGTTCTCTGCCTCGACAAGCACCCCCGCCTGCCGTGCCTTGTCGGGTTTGGCCTGTCGCGTCTGCAACAGTTTGCCGACGAAATTGACCGCGAAGAAGAAAAGAAGCTGCGACTCGGCCTCGATTTCGACCGTGATATGGCAGAGGCACAGGTCTACGGTTTTTACCGCGCGAGCTTTGATGACAGCGGCCGCTTTGTTCTGCCCGATCATCTGGGTGAACTGGGCAAAGTGGAAGACGGGCTGTATTTCCACGGTGGCGGCCGCCAGATCACCATCTGGAACCCCCGCATCCTGTTCGATCAGGCGGCAGGCTGGGAGGGTGCGCAAGCCGGTTGCCGTGCCAAGATGGCCGAAGCTGCCAAGGGGAAACGCAAATGA
- a CDS encoding DNA-3-methyladenine glycosylase family protein: MGLSAEAIREGLDHVAASSPALRQAIERVGYPEPRLRPTGYGTLLRTIVGQQVSVAAAASVWAKLEALLGEDMPPHDLLAADFDSLRACGLSRQKQGYARSLCELVVSGELDLDALPADDEAAIAELVKIKGIGRWSAEIYLLFAEGRPDIWPAGDLAVQVGLGKLLGLTERPSEKETRLLAEDWRPHRGAAAIFTWHCYNNPAL; the protein is encoded by the coding sequence ATGGGCCTTTCGGCAGAGGCGATTCGTGAAGGGCTGGACCACGTTGCCGCCAGCAGTCCTGCATTGCGGCAGGCGATTGAACGGGTAGGCTATCCCGAACCGCGTCTGCGCCCAACTGGATACGGCACACTGTTGCGCACGATTGTGGGCCAGCAGGTCAGCGTTGCAGCGGCGGCTTCTGTCTGGGCCAAACTCGAGGCGTTGCTGGGCGAAGACATGCCGCCGCACGATCTCCTTGCTGCCGACTTTGATTCGCTGCGCGCTTGTGGATTGTCCCGCCAGAAGCAAGGTTATGCGCGGTCGCTGTGCGAATTGGTCGTTTCGGGCGAGCTTGATCTGGACGCGCTGCCTGCTGATGATGAGGCCGCGATTGCCGAGCTGGTAAAGATCAAAGGTATTGGGCGCTGGTCTGCCGAAATCTACCTGCTTTTTGCCGAAGGTCGGCCTGACATCTGGCCTGCGGGCGATCTGGCGGTGCAGGTCGGGCTGGGCAAGCTGCTGGGCCTGACAGAGCGGCCAAGTGAAAAGGAAACCCGCTTGCTGGCCGAAGACTGGCGGCCCCATCGCGGTGCCGCAGCGATCTTCACATGGCATTGCTATAACAACCCGGCTCTGTAA
- a CDS encoding peptidoglycan D,D-transpeptidase FtsI family protein encodes MNALTASAAIASGRVRLANVRQRSLVEAKVRVLVVALLFLLAGIAALIRIAQLGFFEDAPEKRSLAEALLPSRGEITDRNGVPLARAFPAYALWFNPKALGDVGSPLVKSPEEVANALLQVFPDADYNDLLTRLKSDKPSYLRRRVMPEEANRIFALGEPALEFPRENQRYYPQGSLGAHVLGYVDGEGRGHVGMEQVLEKRLLDPAQRAVPVALSIDMRVQGALEDELGRGMLETEAKGAAGIILDVDTGEVVALASLPSFNPNRSDRAFNDLVFNKVTNQVYELGSTFKPLSVAAAIDAGVVTDLSVRYPANRPLEIGGFRIRDSHSFGESLNVPEALIHSSNIVTAQVADKLGSAGLKRTMAALGMNERPYIELPARGFPLWPRGHDKSGEWARITTMTVSYGHGIAVTPLHLAAAYAAMVNGGVWRPATLYKVDPANAPAGRRVFKASTSARMRQLLRMIVVDGTGKSANAAGFRVGGKTGSAEKPGGRGGYNRTSLVATFAAAFPMDKPRYVVIAMLDEPKGTAATSFQRTAAWNAGPIVGRVVPRIGPLLGVVPDDSRDVDITDLSPLVGNGEGE; translated from the coding sequence GTGAACGCACTGACCGCATCCGCAGCGATCGCTTCTGGCCGTGTGCGCCTTGCCAACGTCCGTCAGCGCTCGCTGGTGGAGGCCAAGGTGCGCGTGCTGGTGGTGGCGCTGCTGTTCCTGCTGGCCGGCATCGCCGCGCTGATCCGCATCGCGCAACTTGGCTTTTTTGAAGACGCGCCGGAAAAGCGTTCGCTGGCCGAAGCATTGCTGCCTTCGCGCGGTGAAATTACCGACCGCAATGGCGTGCCGCTGGCTCGTGCGTTTCCGGCCTATGCTTTGTGGTTCAACCCCAAGGCCCTGGGTGATGTTGGATCGCCTTTGGTGAAATCGCCCGAAGAAGTGGCCAATGCGCTGCTGCAGGTGTTTCCCGATGCTGATTACAACGATCTGCTGACCCGGCTCAAATCTGACAAGCCCAGCTATCTGCGTCGCCGGGTGATGCCGGAAGAAGCCAACCGGATATTCGCGCTGGGCGAACCGGCGTTGGAGTTTCCGCGCGAAAACCAGCGTTATTATCCGCAAGGGTCGCTGGGCGCGCATGTGCTGGGTTATGTCGATGGCGAAGGCCGCGGGCATGTGGGCATGGAACAGGTGCTGGAAAAGCGCCTGCTTGATCCTGCGCAGCGGGCCGTGCCGGTTGCCCTGTCCATCGATATGCGCGTGCAGGGCGCGCTGGAAGACGAACTGGGCCGTGGGATGCTGGAAACCGAGGCCAAGGGGGCGGCGGGCATCATTCTGGATGTGGACACCGGCGAAGTGGTGGCGCTGGCATCGTTGCCATCGTTCAATCCAAATCGGTCCGACCGTGCTTTCAACGATCTGGTGTTCAACAAGGTCACCAATCAGGTTTACGAACTTGGCTCTACGTTCAAACCGCTGTCGGTCGCAGCGGCGATTGATGCTGGCGTAGTGACGGATCTTTCGGTGCGCTATCCTGCAAACCGTCCTTTGGAAATCGGCGGTTTCCGTATCCGTGACAGCCACAGCTTCGGCGAATCGCTGAATGTGCCTGAAGCACTGATTCATTCGTCCAACATCGTCACTGCGCAAGTGGCCGACAAGCTGGGCAGTGCCGGGCTGAAGCGCACCATGGCGGCGCTGGGCATGAACGAACGCCCCTATATCGAATTGCCCGCGCGCGGGTTCCCGCTTTGGCCGCGTGGCCATGACAAGAGCGGGGAATGGGCGCGTATCACCACGATGACGGTCAGCTATGGCCACGGCATTGCAGTGACACCACTGCATCTGGCCGCAGCCTATGCCGCGATGGTGAACGGTGGCGTCTGGCGTCCGGCAACACTCTACAAGGTCGATCCGGCTAATGCGCCCGCCGGTCGGCGCGTCTTCAAGGCATCCACCAGCGCGCGGATGCGCCAGTTGTTGCGCATGATTGTGGTTGATGGCACGGGCAAGAGCGCAAACGCAGCGGGCTTTCGCGTGGGTGGAAAGACCGGGTCTGCCGAAAAGCCGGGTGGCCGTGGCGGTTATAACCGCACGTCCCTGGTCGCCACTTTTGCAGCAGCTTTCCCGATGGACAAGCCGCGCTATGTCGTGATCGCCATGCTGGACGAACCCAAGGGCACGGCGGCAACGTCGTTTCAGCGCACAGCCGCGTGGAATGCCGGGCCGATTGTGGGCCGCGTGGTGCCGCGTATCGGTCCACTGTTGGGCGTGGTGCCCGATGACAGTCGCGATGTCGATATTACCGACTTGTCCCCGTTGGTCGGCAATGGAGAAGGCGAATGA
- the ccmB gene encoding heme exporter protein CcmB: MIRKLWPIFTRDLNLLMRGTQGRGGAVLPLLFFLAVAMLFPFAVGPDARLLARTGAGVIWVAALLAAILPLDRLVEPDVEAGMFDQWALRGISEELLLLVRIVAHWISFGVPLMVAAPLSAGLLSLDGAQLRTVELGLLLGTPGLAAIGVTIAALTAGMRAGAALGGLLAIPLTVPLLIFGAGSLQPGGEGGLALLGACSLVALAVAPFAGGAAIRAGRE; this comes from the coding sequence ATGATCCGCAAGCTCTGGCCGATCTTTACTCGTGATCTCAACTTGCTGATGCGCGGTACGCAAGGGCGGGGTGGGGCGGTACTGCCGCTGCTGTTCTTTCTGGCGGTGGCGATGCTGTTTCCCTTCGCCGTTGGCCCGGATGCGCGTCTGCTGGCGCGGACCGGGGCGGGCGTGATCTGGGTGGCGGCGCTGTTGGCGGCCATCCTGCCGCTGGACCGTCTGGTGGAACCGGATGTGGAAGCGGGAATGTTCGACCAGTGGGCCTTGCGCGGTATATCGGAAGAACTTCTGCTGCTGGTGCGGATCGTGGCGCACTGGATCAGCTTTGGTGTGCCGCTGATGGTGGCTGCGCCGCTGTCTGCCGGTCTGTTGTCGCTGGACGGGGCGCAATTGCGGACGGTGGAGTTGGGGTTGCTGCTGGGCACACCGGGGTTGGCGGCGATTGGCGTGACGATTGCGGCGCTGACGGCGGGAATGCGCGCGGGCGCAGCGTTGGGCGGGTTGCTGGCGATCCCGCTCACGGTGCCTTTGCTGATCTTTGGTGCCGGATCGCTGCAGCCCGGCGGCGAAGGCGGGCTGGCATTGCTGGGGGCGTGCAGCCTTGTCGCGCTGGCGGTTGCGCCGTTCGCAGGCGGTGCGGCGATCAGGGCTGGGCGTGAATAA
- the ccmA gene encoding heme ABC exporter ATP-binding protein CcmA produces MQECSLVASEIACRRGDRILFRGLSLSVGAGEIVHLAGPNGVGKSSLIRILAGLLWPFAGSVERVGGLALADERLALDGHLPLEQALGFWQRIDRAGAAMVNFGLADLLDVPVRYLSTGQRKRAALARVAASGTPIWLLDEPLNGLDTYWSDTAQAAIAAHAASGGAVVIASHQPLGLGDVTAVKLVDFQP; encoded by the coding sequence ATGCAAGAGTGCAGTCTGGTCGCCAGTGAAATTGCCTGCAGGCGCGGCGATCGTATCCTGTTTCGCGGGCTTTCGCTTTCGGTCGGAGCGGGCGAAATCGTGCATTTGGCAGGGCCGAATGGCGTTGGTAAGTCCAGCTTGATTCGCATCCTTGCAGGCCTGTTGTGGCCTTTTGCCGGGTCGGTGGAGCGTGTGGGCGGGCTGGCACTTGCTGATGAGCGGTTGGCGCTGGATGGCCACCTTCCGCTGGAACAGGCGCTGGGCTTCTGGCAGCGGATTGACCGGGCAGGCGCGGCTATGGTCAATTTCGGATTGGCTGACCTGCTTGATGTGCCCGTGCGCTATCTTTCCACAGGGCAGCGCAAACGTGCTGCATTGGCCCGTGTTGCAGCAAGTGGTACCCCCATATGGCTGCTTGATGAACCCCTGAACGGCCTTGACACGTACTGGAGCGACACTGCGCAGGCGGCAATCGCTGCCCATGCAGCTTCTGGTGGTGCGGTGGTCATCGCTTCGCATCAGCCACTGGGGCTTGGTGATGTAACGGCGGTCAAGCTGGTGGATTTTCAGCCATGA
- a CDS encoding cysteine synthase A, translating to MMAPSIAPDTISLIGNTPLVLLKGPSEAAGCEIYGKCEFANPGASVKDRAALWIVRDAEERGLLQPGGTIVEGTAGNTGIGLALVANARGYKSVIVMPETQSREKIDTLRALRAELVLVPAAPFSNPGHFVHTSRRIAEETEGAVWANQFDNIANRRAHIESTAPEIWEQMEHRIDGFTCAAGTGGTIAGVGLGLKAFDEKITIALTDPHGAALYNYYANGELKAEGSSVAEGIGQGRITANLDGAPIDTQFRISDEEGLYWVERLLADEGLCLGLSSGINVAGAVALGKQLGKGSRVATILCDTGFRYLSSLYNAEWLKAKNLPVFPWLEQ from the coding sequence ATGATGGCACCTTCGATTGCACCCGATACTATTTCCCTCATTGGCAACACCCCGCTGGTCCTTTTGAAAGGGCCGAGCGAAGCGGCAGGTTGCGAGATTTACGGGAAGTGCGAATTCGCCAACCCCGGCGCTTCCGTAAAAGACCGCGCGGCGTTGTGGATCGTGCGCGATGCTGAAGAGCGCGGGCTGTTGCAGCCCGGTGGCACGATTGTCGAAGGCACGGCGGGCAACACCGGCATCGGTCTGGCGCTGGTGGCGAATGCGCGCGGATACAAATCCGTCATCGTCATGCCGGAAACCCAATCGCGCGAAAAGATAGACACGCTGCGCGCTTTAAGGGCCGAACTGGTGCTGGTTCCTGCGGCGCCGTTTTCGAATCCGGGTCATTTCGTCCACACATCGCGCCGGATTGCCGAAGAAACCGAAGGGGCGGTGTGGGCCAACCAGTTTGATAATATCGCCAATCGCCGTGCCCATATCGAAAGCACCGCGCCTGAAATCTGGGAACAGATGGAGCATCGCATTGACGGCTTCACTTGTGCGGCGGGCACTGGAGGCACAATTGCCGGTGTCGGTCTGGGGTTGAAGGCCTTTGACGAAAAGATCACCATTGCGCTGACCGACCCCCACGGTGCAGCGTTGTATAACTATTATGCCAATGGTGAATTGAAGGCCGAAGGGTCTTCGGTGGCTGAAGGCATCGGGCAGGGGCGGATTACCGCCAATCTCGATGGCGCGCCCATCGATACGCAATTCCGCATCTCGGATGAGGAGGGCCTCTATTGGGTGGAACGCCTGCTGGCCGACGAAGGGCTGTGCCTTGGCCTGTCGAGCGGGATCAACGTGGCAGGGGCGGTGGCGCTGGGCAAGCAGTTGGGCAAGGGCAGCCGCGTGGCGACGATCCTGTGCGACACCGGCTTCCGCTACCTCTCGTCACTTTACAATGCTGAATGGCTGAAGGCCAAAAATCTGCCGGTGTTCCCTTGGCTGGAGCAATGA
- a CDS encoding UDP-N-acetylmuramoyl-L-alanyl-D-glutamate--2,6-diaminopimelate ligase has protein sequence MKLAAILEAAGLPASGVEANVTGFAIDNRKVAPGTVFGAFPGARFNGEDFIDDAVQAGAVAIVARPEVKVTGAIHIADSEPRRAFAELASQFFQPVPETVVAVTGTNGKTSTVEMTRQIWRMAGYSAASIGTLGVTTADESVSTGLTTPDIVTFLSNMTGLAREGVTHVAYEASSHGLSQFRNEGLRVVAGAFTNLSRDHLDYHATMEDYFAAKMRLFDNVVEDGGTAVVWMDDEWSSRAADHARARGLSLFGVGQNGDAIRLLSRTPTQLGQTLEIEWQGAARKINLPLIGAYQAANALVSAGLAIASGLDGGAVFDAVARLQPVRGRLERAAINRAGAPVYIDYAHTPDAIEAAIAALRPHVKGRLITVVGAGGDRDGGKRPEMGRAACAGSDAVIVTDDNPRGEDPAEIRAAVLAGCDAKAREIGDRRAAIAAGIADAGRDDIVLVAGKGHEQGQIVGRGDTVRVLPFDDVQVARECTT, from the coding sequence ATGAAGCTGGCGGCCATTCTCGAAGCTGCCGGGTTGCCCGCTTCGGGTGTTGAAGCAAATGTCACCGGGTTTGCGATCGACAACCGTAAAGTGGCACCAGGCACGGTTTTCGGCGCATTTCCCGGCGCGCGCTTCAATGGCGAGGATTTCATCGACGATGCGGTGCAGGCAGGGGCCGTGGCGATTGTTGCCCGGCCAGAGGTAAAAGTCACAGGGGCGATCCACATCGCCGATTCTGAGCCCCGCCGCGCCTTTGCCGAACTGGCATCGCAGTTTTTCCAGCCTGTGCCGGAAACGGTGGTGGCGGTAACGGGCACAAACGGCAAAACATCGACGGTCGAGATGACCCGCCAGATCTGGCGCATGGCGGGATATTCGGCGGCTTCCATCGGCACGCTGGGAGTGACCACGGCTGACGAAAGCGTGTCGACCGGGCTGACCACACCCGATATCGTGACCTTCCTGTCGAACATGACCGGCCTTGCCCGTGAAGGGGTGACGCATGTTGCCTATGAAGCATCGAGCCATGGTCTTTCGCAGTTCCGCAACGAAGGCCTGCGCGTTGTGGCAGGCGCATTCACCAACCTAAGTCGCGATCACCTTGATTACCACGCGACGATGGAAGACTATTTCGCCGCCAAGATGCGCCTGTTCGATAATGTGGTCGAAGACGGCGGTACCGCTGTCGTGTGGATGGATGATGAATGGTCCAGTCGCGCGGCGGACCATGCGCGCGCCCGCGGGTTGAGCCTGTTTGGTGTGGGCCAGAATGGAGATGCAATCCGCCTGCTTTCGCGCACGCCAACCCAGCTTGGCCAGACGCTTGAGATTGAATGGCAAGGCGCCGCCCGCAAGATCAATCTGCCGCTGATAGGAGCCTATCAGGCCGCCAATGCGCTGGTGTCGGCAGGGCTTGCCATCGCGTCGGGCTTGGACGGTGGCGCGGTGTTCGATGCGGTTGCCCGCCTTCAGCCGGTGCGCGGGCGGCTTGAACGCGCGGCGATCAATCGCGCCGGTGCGCCGGTCTATATCGATTATGCGCATACGCCCGACGCAATCGAAGCCGCGATTGCCGCGTTGCGTCCGCATGTGAAGGGCCGCCTGATTACCGTGGTTGGCGCAGGCGGAGACCGTGATGGTGGAAAGCGCCCCGAAATGGGCCGTGCTGCCTGTGCCGGGTCCGATGCGGTCATTGTTACCGACGACAACCCGCGCGGCGAAGATCCTGCAGAGATACGCGCTGCGGTGCTGGCGGGCTGCGATGCCAAGGCGCGCGAGATCGGTGATCGTCGTGCTGCGATTGCCGCTGGGATTGCCGATGCCGGGCGCGATGACATTGTGCTTGTTGCGGGCAAGGGGCACGAACAGGGGCAGATTGTGGGCAGGGGTGATACCGTGCGCGTCCTGCCGTTTGATGACGTGCAGGTCGCAAGGGAGTGTACCACATGA
- a CDS encoding SDR family oxidoreductase translates to MAGRTIFITGGASGIGRAVAERFAQGGWFVGLADVNEAGMAQTAALLPAGQSSCHRLDVRDRGAWDQALADCAKVSGGRIDVVFNNAGVPIGGAIVDLATEEIERTLDINLKGVIFGAQAAWQWLKASGPGSCLLNTASAAGIYGSPGASVYSATKFGVRAITESLDGEWAADGIAVRSLMPSFIETPLLDHAPNRASNEDIRTRVLGAGLELTPVSEVAEAAWVAVHGDRLHTVVGKTARKLAFASRWIPGALRKQMRSSERPLGK, encoded by the coding sequence GTGGCTGGCAGGACGATCTTTATCACCGGTGGCGCATCCGGCATCGGCCGCGCGGTGGCAGAGCGCTTTGCACAAGGTGGCTGGTTTGTGGGGTTGGCCGATGTGAACGAGGCCGGCATGGCGCAAACCGCCGCACTGCTGCCCGCCGGGCAAAGCTCCTGCCACAGGCTCGATGTGCGCGACCGTGGGGCATGGGATCAGGCGCTGGCCGATTGTGCGAAGGTATCCGGCGGGCGGATCGACGTGGTTTTCAACAATGCCGGTGTTCCGATCGGTGGCGCGATTGTTGATCTTGCGACCGAAGAGATTGAACGCACGCTTGATATCAACCTGAAGGGCGTGATCTTTGGCGCGCAGGCGGCGTGGCAATGGTTGAAGGCCAGCGGACCGGGGTCATGCCTGCTCAACACCGCCAGCGCGGCCGGGATCTATGGCTCGCCGGGAGCTTCGGTCTATTCCGCTACGAAGTTCGGTGTGAGGGCCATTACCGAATCACTGGACGGTGAATGGGCAGCAGACGGCATTGCGGTGCGCAGCCTGATGCCCAGCTTCATCGAAACCCCGCTGTTAGACCACGCCCCAAACCGCGCAAGTAACGAAGATATCCGGACCCGTGTGCTTGGCGCTGGACTGGAACTCACGCCGGTAAGCGAAGTGGCCGAAGCTGCATGGGTGGCGGTGCATGGCGACCGGCTACATACGGTGGTTGGCAAGACTGCGCGCAAGCTGGCATTCGCCTCGCGCTGGATACCAGGTGCGTTGCGCAAACAGATGCGTTCGTCCGAGCGGCCTTTGGGGAAATAG